In Ascaphus truei isolate aAscTru1 chromosome 5, aAscTru1.hap1, whole genome shotgun sequence, one genomic interval encodes:
- the LOC142494337 gene encoding keratin, type II cytoskeletal cochleal-like: MPHQSTHCSSGPQHSSSHSAVLPKHGGTHSICSYSSNKAASCHQAKSGFSSKSACSAGSRGHKISVGSCHSGRSGHGYGSGSGYGIGGSFCSGGITTVTVNQGLLTPLNLEIDPNIQRMRTDEKNQIKGLNNKFASFIDKVRFLEQQNKMLETKWALLQDQNTARCQMEPLFEAFISNLRRQLESLTCERARLDAERNSMEETAEDMKRRYILLDSVHLDMGGIIAEVRAQYEDIANRSRAEAESMYQTRFEELSVTAGRNGNDLQNTRNEIADLNRAIQRLKGEIESVKAQRAALEAAISDAEGRGEAAVRDAKNKLSELENALQKAKQDMACQLREYQELMNVKLALDIEIATYKKMLEGEECRLGKDGSVNISVLHSSTGGKHCAGGMSHGGSGHHHKSGCNSGSGRSISHVSKSSHCSGPGYSCYTGGIASKH; the protein is encoded by the exons ATGCCTCATCAATCTACCCACTGCAGCTCTGGGCCCCAGCACTCCAGCTCACACTCAGCTGTATTACCTAagcatggcggcacacacagcaTCTGCTCATATTCTTCTAACAAAGCCGCTTCTTGTCACCAGGCAAAGTCTGGCTTTAGCAGTAAAAGTGCCTGTAGTGCTGGCTCCAGGGGACATAAGATCTCAGTTGGAAGTTGCCATTCAGGGAGAAGTGGACACGGATATGGATCTGGTAGTGGATATGGCATTGGGGGATCATTTTGCTCTGGAGGCATCACCACTGTTACCGTGAACCAAGGTCTCCTGACACCACTCAACTTGGAGATTGACCCAAACATCCAGAGAATGAGGACTGATGAGAAGAATCAAATCAAGGGTCTCAATAACAAATTTGCCTCCTTCATTGACAAG GTGCGATTTCTGGAGCAACAGAATAAAATGCTTGAGACCAAGTGGGCTTTGTTACAGGATCAGAACACAGCGAGGTGTCAAATGGAACCTCTCTTTGAGGCTTTTATCAGTAACCTCAGGAGACAGCTGGAGAGTCTAACATGTGAGAGAGCGCGCCTGGATGCAGAAAGGAACAGTATGGAGGAGACCGCAGAAGACATGAAGAGAAG ATATATTCTACTT GATTCGGTACATTTGGACATGGGCGGTATCATTGCTGAGGTCAGAGCTCAATATGAGGACATTGCTAACAGGAGCAGAGCTGAAGCAGAATCCATGTACCAAACAAGG TTTGAGGAGCTGAGCGTGACTGCCGGGAGAAATGGGAATGATCTGCAGAACACCAGGAATGAGATCGCTGACCTCAACCGAGCAATTCAGAGGCttaagggagagatagagagtgtgaaagcgcag CGTGCTGCACTGGAAGCCGCTATAAGTGACGCTGAGGGACGGGGAGAGGCGGCTGTCAGAGATGCCAAGAATAAACTGTCTGAGCTGGAGAATGCTCTGCAGAAAGCTAAGCAGGACATGGCTTGCCAGCTGCGGGAATACCAGGAGCTGATGAATGTGAAGCTGGCTCTGGATATTGAGATTGCAACTTATAAAAAAATGTTGGAGGGAGAAGAGTGCAG GTTGGGTAAAGACGGCTCTGTTAACATCT CCGTGCTACACTCTAGCACTGGGGGAAAACACTGCGCTGGGGGAATGTCCCACGGTGGAAGTGGACATCACCATAAGAGCGGATGTAACTCAGGCAGCGGAAGAAGCATCAGCCATGTCTCCAAAAGCAGCCATTGCTCAGGGCCTGGATACAGCTGTTACACTGGGGGCATCGCTTCCAAGCACTGA
- the LOC142494345 gene encoding keratin, type II cytoskeletal cochleal-like yields MPHQSTHCSSGPQHSSSHSAVLPKHGSTHSICSYSSNKVASCHQAKSGFSSKSACSAGSRGHKISGGSCHSGRSGHGYGSGSGYGIGGSFCSGGITTVTVNQGLLSPLNLEIDPNIQRMRTDEKNQIKGLNNKFASFIDKVRFLEQQNKMLETKWALLQDQNTARCQMEPLFEAFISNLRRQLESLTCESARLDAERNSMEETAEDMKRRYEEENRRRIAAENEFVGLKRDVDAAFMNKAELQVKADSLTDEINFLRVLFDAEISQLQAQISDTSVIVSMDNSRDLDMGGIIAEVRAQYEDIANRSRAEAESMYQTRFEELSMTAGRNGNDLQNTRNEIADLNRAIQRLKGEIESVKAQRAALEAAISDAEGRGEAAVRDAKNKLSELENALQKAKQDMACQLREYQELMNVKLALDIEIATYKKMLEGEECRLGKDGSVNISVLHSSTGGKHCAGGMSHGGSGHHHKSGCSSGSGRSISHVSKSNHCSGPGYSCYTGGIASKH; encoded by the exons ATGCCTCATCAATCTACCCACTGCAGCTCTGGGCCCCAGCACTCCAGCTCACACTCAGCTGTATTACCTAAGCATGGCAGCACCCACAGCATCTGCTCATATTCTTCTAACAAAGTCGCTTCTTGTCACCAGGCAAAGTCTGGCTTTAGCAGTAAAAGTGCCTGTAGTGCTGGCTCCAGGGGACATAAGATCTCAGGTGGAAGTTGCCATTCAGGGAGAAGTGGACACGGATATGGATCTGGTAGTGGATATGGCATTGGGGGATCATTTTGCTCTGGAGGCATCACCACTGTTACCGTGAACCAAGGTCTCCTGTCACCACTCAACTTGGAGATTGACCCAAACATCCAGAGAATGAGGACTGATGAGAAGAATCAAATCAAGGGTCTCAATAACAAATTTGCCTCCTTCATTGACAAG GTGCGATTTCTGGAGCAACAGAATAAAATGCTTGAGACCAAGTGGGCTTTGTTACAGGATCAGAACACTGCGAGGTGTCAAATGGAACCTCTCTTTGAGGCTTTTATCAGTAACCTCAGGAGACAGCTGGAGAGTCTAACATGTGAGAGCGCGCGCCTGGATGCAGAAAGGAACAGTATGGAGGAGACCGCAGAAGACATGAAGAGAAG ATATGAGGAAGAAAACAGAAGGCGCATCGCTGCAGAGAATGAATTTGTCGGACTAAAGAGG GATGTTGATGCTGCTTTTATGAACAAAGCGGAGCTGCAGGTTAAGGCGGATTCCCTGACTGATGAGATCAACTTCCTGCGAGTTCTGTTTGATGCG GAAATATCTCAGCTTCAGGCCCAGATCTCAGATACCTCAGTCATTGTCTCCATGGATAACAGCCGGGACCTGGACATGGGCGGTATCATTGCTGAGGTCAGAGCTCAATATGAGGACATTGCTAACAGGAGCAGAGCTGAAGCAGAATCCATGTACCAAACAAGG TTTGAGGAGCTGAGCATGACTGCCGGGAGAAATGGGAATGATCTGCAGAACACCAGGAATGAGATCGCTGACCTCAACCGAGCAATTCAGAGGCttaagggagagatagagagtgtgaaagcgcag CGCGCTGCACTGGAAGCCGCTATAAGTGACGCTGAGGGACGGGGAGAGGCGGCTGTCAGAGATGCCAAGAATAAACTGTCTGAGCTGGAGAATGCTCTGCAGAAAGCTAAGCAGGACATGGCTTGCCAGCTGCGGGAATACCAGGAGCTGATGAATGTGAAGCTGGCTCTGGATATTGAGATTGCAACTTATAAAAAAATGTTGGAGGGAGAAGAGTGCAG GTTGGGTAAAGACGGCTCTGTTAACATCT CCGTGCTACACTCTAGCACTGGGGGAAAACACTGCGCTGGGGGGATGTCCCACGGTGGAAGTGGACATCACCATAAGAGCGGATGTAGCTCAGGCAGCGGAAGAAGCATCAGCCATGTCTCCAAAAGCAACCATTGCTCAGGGCCTGGATACAGCTGTTACACTGGGGGCATCGCTTCCAAGCACTGA